The Bacillota bacterium genome has a segment encoding these proteins:
- a CDS encoding LCP family protein translates to MRTEGVLQPATTRQKKKKLNVKRTAAVAALLLVFFVGGVLAGAWYFLSRVYNPVARPEAHNGQAVAPRINVLVMGLDGGVNGPTRSGTPVHTSRTDTMMVLSLDPELRSAGILSIPRDTRVKMSGKSGYDKITHAHVYGGPKLALETVQGLIGEPIPYYVRINFAGFVKLIDMIGGVEMTIDHNMDYDDPYQNLHIHLKAGKQVLDGEKSLQFVRYRQYPQGDIDRVKAQQKFLSALMKSFFDMNTLWKLPSIAREAANHVDTNIEPALVLTLANAARQLGREDVKMDVIPGQPADISDATGVAISYWVADQHALKKMVDLLIRGIDRDANSKVRVEVVNGTGTAGMGEKAAKNLRDLGYLVTVTNAEKPNKGPTRVIGAAANSNAVKGICREVAKFAPQATIYNRAPGENVDVSILLGVDCNLK, encoded by the coding sequence GTGGGAGGGGTCCTCGCCGGGGCGTGGTACTTCCTGTCCAGAGTGTACAATCCCGTTGCGAGGCCCGAGGCGCACAACGGGCAGGCGGTGGCACCAAGGATCAACGTGCTCGTGATGGGGCTCGACGGCGGTGTCAACGGACCCACCAGAAGCGGCACTCCTGTGCACACCTCAAGGACCGACACCATGATGGTGCTGAGCTTGGACCCCGAGCTCAGATCGGCAGGCATCCTGTCCATCCCCAGGGACACCAGGGTAAAGATGTCCGGCAAGAGCGGGTACGACAAGATCACCCATGCCCACGTTTACGGTGGCCCCAAGCTGGCACTGGAAACGGTGCAGGGGCTTATCGGCGAGCCCATCCCGTATTACGTGCGAATCAACTTCGCCGGTTTCGTCAAGCTCATCGACATGATCGGCGGGGTCGAAATGACCATAGACCACAACATGGACTACGACGACCCGTATCAAAACCTGCACATCCACCTGAAAGCCGGCAAGCAGGTGCTCGACGGTGAGAAGTCCCTGCAATTCGTCAGGTACAGGCAGTACCCGCAGGGTGACATAGACAGGGTAAAGGCCCAGCAGAAGTTCCTCAGCGCACTCATGAAATCGTTTTTCGATATGAATACCCTGTGGAAGCTGCCCAGCATTGCGCGCGAGGCCGCCAACCACGTCGACACGAACATCGAGCCTGCCCTGGTGCTCACCCTGGCGAACGCCGCGCGGCAACTCGGCCGCGAGGACGTCAAAATGGATGTAATACCGGGTCAACCAGCCGACATCTCCGACGCGACCGGCGTCGCGATAAGCTACTGGGTGGCCGACCAGCATGCCCTCAAGAAGATGGTCGACCTCCTCATCAGGGGTATCGATCGCGACGCCAACTCGAAGGTCAGGGTCGAGGTCGTGAATGGCACGGGAACGGCCGGCATGGGCGAAAAGGCGGCCAAGAACCTGCGAGACCTCGGCTACCTGGTCACGGTGACTAACGCCGAAAAGCCGAACAAGGGGCCGACGCGCGTGATTGGCGCGGCCGCCAACAGCAACGCGGTGAAAGGGATATGCCGGGAGGTAGCCAAGTTTGCCCCACAGGCCACCATATACAATCGCGCGCCCGGAGAGAACGTGGATGTATCTATCCTGCTTGGAGTAGACTGCAACTTGAAATAG
- the rsfS gene encoding ribosome silencing factor — MEPVALARLAYEAAVERKAHDVQVLDVSNMTTVADYFVIASAPNKPHVEAIAGNVMEKLEKAGVRAHHVEGRGPAAWLLLDYGSVIVHVFHEDMRAFYNLERLWGDAKSPDLDLASPVSYN; from the coding sequence TTGGAGCCAGTGGCCTTGGCCAGGCTCGCGTACGAGGCGGCGGTTGAGAGAAAGGCCCACGACGTTCAGGTCCTCGATGTCAGCAACATGACCACGGTTGCGGATTACTTCGTCATTGCAAGCGCCCCCAACAAGCCCCATGTGGAAGCGATCGCCGGCAACGTCATGGAAAAGCTCGAGAAAGCGGGTGTGAGAGCCCACCACGTTGAGGGCAGGGGACCTGCCGCCTGGTTGCTGCTCGATTACGGCTCAGTCATCGTCCACGTGTTCCACGAAGACATGAGGGCATTCTACAACCTCGAGCGTCTGTGGGGTGACGCTAAATCACCGGACCTTGACTTGGCGTCACCCGTTTCATATAATTGA
- a CDS encoding leucine--tRNA ligase — MDRYDPAAIEKHWQGEWAKRELYKVTEDAARPKYYCLEMFPYPSGNLHMGHVRNYAIGDVVARFHRMNGYNVIHPMGFDAFGLPAENAAIKRGIHPATWTLNNIALMKSDLAMLGTSYDWDREVITCLPDYYRWTQWLFLLMYKRGLAYRKMAAVNWCPDCKTVLANEQAETGKCWRCGTPVTKKELEQWFFRITDYADRLIDDLKLLDGWPERVRTMQENWIGRSEGVRVDFRIEGSGDALPVFTTRHDTIYGVTYMVLAPEHPLVAKLAAGTVYEEPVKRFVESLLTVSEIERTSTETEKIGLFTGAYAINPLNGEKLPIWIANYVLMEYGTGAVMGVPAHDQRDLEFARKYSLPVRIVIQNEAGTLTEDRLAEAYVGSGPMVNSGPFNGLPNEDGKKRIADFVEQNGLGKRQVNYRLRDWLISRQRYWGAPIPMIYCDKCGVVPVPEDQLPVMLPENVEFAAGRLSPLSSSEEFISTTCPSCRGKARRETDTMDTFMCSSWYYFRYTSAKETKLPFDPAAVRYWLPVDQYIGGIEHAVMHLLYSRFFTKVLYDAGLVHVVEPFTNLLTQGMVLKDGAVMSKSKGNVVDPGELVSKYGADTARVFILFAAPPEKELEWSDRGVEGSYRFLNRVWRLVLGIAGGTGEDGCDADAAADEVATGATVTPAAGEQVHRNLRRLTHTTIKRVTNDIRGRFSFNTAISALMEMVNGLYRYRDEVPEDSQDAEALREAVDSLVLMMAPFTPHLAEEMWRRLGHPGSVHLQGWPRYDEAAIKAEQVTVVVQVNGKVRDRIQVYAGAAPAEVEAVALDSERVRRFIEGKRVDRVVTVPGKLVSIVTRD, encoded by the coding sequence TTGGACAGGTACGATCCGGCGGCAATCGAGAAGCACTGGCAGGGAGAGTGGGCAAAGCGGGAGCTCTATAAGGTCACCGAGGATGCCGCCAGGCCCAAGTACTACTGCCTCGAGATGTTCCCATATCCTTCGGGGAACCTCCACATGGGCCACGTCCGGAACTACGCGATCGGGGACGTGGTCGCGCGGTTCCACAGGATGAACGGGTATAACGTCATCCATCCGATGGGTTTCGACGCGTTCGGCTTGCCGGCGGAGAACGCCGCCATCAAGCGCGGCATTCACCCCGCGACCTGGACCCTGAACAACATCGCCCTCATGAAGAGCGACCTGGCCATGCTCGGCACCAGTTACGACTGGGACAGGGAGGTCATCACGTGCCTGCCGGACTACTACAGATGGACGCAGTGGCTGTTCCTCCTGATGTACAAGCGCGGGCTGGCATACAGGAAGATGGCCGCCGTGAACTGGTGCCCTGACTGCAAGACCGTGCTCGCGAACGAGCAGGCGGAGACCGGCAAGTGCTGGCGCTGCGGAACACCCGTCACGAAGAAAGAACTCGAGCAGTGGTTTTTCAGGATAACCGATTACGCGGACCGGCTGATCGACGACCTCAAACTCCTCGACGGGTGGCCCGAGAGGGTCAGGACAATGCAGGAGAACTGGATAGGAAGGAGCGAGGGCGTCCGCGTGGACTTCCGGATCGAGGGTTCCGGCGACGCCCTCCCCGTGTTCACCACGCGGCACGACACGATCTACGGCGTTACCTACATGGTGCTGGCGCCCGAGCACCCGCTCGTGGCGAAGCTCGCGGCAGGCACCGTGTACGAGGAGCCGGTCAAGCGTTTCGTGGAGAGCCTGCTCACGGTGTCGGAGATCGAGCGCACGTCAACCGAGACAGAGAAGATAGGCCTTTTCACCGGGGCCTACGCCATAAACCCGCTGAACGGCGAGAAGCTCCCGATATGGATAGCCAACTACGTCCTGATGGAATACGGCACCGGCGCGGTGATGGGCGTGCCCGCGCACGACCAAAGGGACCTCGAGTTCGCGCGCAAGTACTCGTTGCCGGTCAGGATCGTGATCCAGAACGAAGCCGGCACGCTTACGGAGGACCGCCTGGCGGAGGCTTATGTAGGTTCGGGGCCGATGGTCAACTCCGGGCCGTTCAACGGGCTGCCGAACGAAGACGGCAAGAAGCGCATCGCCGATTTCGTCGAGCAGAACGGCCTCGGCAAGAGGCAGGTCAACTATCGCCTCAGGGACTGGTTGATCTCGCGCCAGAGGTACTGGGGCGCCCCGATCCCGATGATCTACTGTGACAAGTGCGGGGTCGTCCCGGTCCCCGAGGACCAGTTGCCGGTGATGCTGCCCGAGAACGTGGAGTTCGCTGCGGGCCGCCTGTCCCCGCTGTCGTCATCGGAGGAGTTCATCAGCACCACCTGCCCGTCGTGCAGGGGAAAGGCGCGCCGCGAGACGGACACCATGGACACGTTCATGTGCAGCTCGTGGTATTACTTCAGGTACACTTCCGCGAAGGAAACGAAGCTGCCGTTCGACCCCGCCGCGGTGCGGTACTGGCTGCCCGTCGACCAGTACATCGGCGGTATCGAGCACGCCGTCATGCACCTCCTTTACTCGAGGTTCTTCACGAAGGTGCTGTACGACGCGGGCCTCGTGCACGTGGTGGAGCCGTTCACGAACCTCCTGACCCAGGGCATGGTGCTGAAGGACGGAGCGGTGATGTCGAAATCGAAGGGGAACGTAGTCGACCCGGGGGAGCTTGTAAGTAAGTACGGCGCCGATACCGCGAGGGTGTTCATCCTGTTCGCGGCCCCGCCCGAGAAAGAGCTCGAGTGGAGCGACAGGGGTGTCGAGGGGTCGTACCGGTTCCTCAACAGGGTATGGAGGCTGGTGCTGGGCATCGCTGGCGGGACCGGCGAGGACGGGTGTGACGCGGACGCAGCGGCTGACGAGGTCGCGACTGGGGCGACCGTTACGCCGGCAGCGGGCGAGCAGGTCCACCGCAACCTCCGGCGGCTCACCCACACGACTATCAAGAGGGTGACCAACGATATCCGTGGGCGGTTCAGCTTTAACACCGCCATCAGCGCTCTGATGGAGATGGTCAACGGACTGTACCGCTACCGCGACGAGGTGCCGGAGGATTCGCAGGACGCCGAGGCGTTGCGAGAGGCCGTCGACAGCCTGGTGCTCATGATGGCCCCGTTCACCCCGCACCTTGCGGAAGAGATGTGGCGGCGGCTCGGGCATCCAGGCAGCGTCCACCTGCAAGGGTGGCCACGGTACGACGAGGCC